A stretch of the Chelonoidis abingdonii isolate Lonesome George chromosome 11, CheloAbing_2.0, whole genome shotgun sequence genome encodes the following:
- the LOC116818908 gene encoding lysine-specific demethylase 5C has product MSTQVSLGRFDQRQYPDWQPPFAVEVDNFRFTPRIQRLNELEAQTRVKLNYLDQIAKFWEIQGSSLKIPNVERRILDLYSLSKVEWVLWVSAGGTAALGRWLQVGAGGSAELGKARIGGHGCWQFWEVSTGGGAGSAVAPRQECKRPPEAFGFEQATREYTLQSFGEMADAFKADYFNMPVHMVPTELVEKEFWRLVNSIEEDVTVEYGADIHSKEFGSGFPISDSKRRLGPEEEEYAASGWNLNVMPVLQQSVLCHINADISGMKVPWLYVGMVFSAFCWHIEDHWSYSINYLHWGEPKTWYGVRGAVVRKSEHLEDVLKKLTRAVVRTIQCAGGWRCPERLDLNTSGPPVPKEVFILAEARKLRPALWTSVPEAEREPSSAPAMTRRAQCNDTAFPFGIGHVTGLPTRLVASTHPPSKCPSSRQYLRMATAGTSGIPALVPYTLAELPAMLHKLRFGRVPSYPGQQGSKSPCEVAGGARGYVVAALASCERWWAVPQANLVPLLPRVPAVPLSLEELRTFLERMSSVPCVMHQLADVQAVLERALAFQEEAQEALRGLPASAVQLQGLVAQGARLGVAVPETRQLERQVQQAAWLEEVKRALRSPCERVPLALVRGLAQAGATVAPSLAVEKARAELQELLTIAQRWEEKAHLCLEARQKHPPATLEAIIKEAENVPVHLPNILALKEALAKARAWIADVEEIQNGDHYPCLDDLEGLVAVGRDLPVRLEELRQLEVQVGTAHSWREKASKTFLKKSSCYTLLEVLCPCADAGAASPKRTKWRREPELGIYKSDTESLGLSAQDLRDPGSVVSGRQCGLAPLVAPGETEGEASRRSKLGHLTGFAPYGRSYALRQHPEATSAGAERPSLLPVADRPGPPSLGVALYGVWRLVPAPHSVASAPAGGQEALQPSSWWDWTPKFLCPQGTIAALVLRRVPRPCYLGRPSGYGFAPTSDDGLELFGAARARLRAAPSAHSPWQDRRLPLLRPRPGVAAALGALAAFAHAALHGTLARLRETLQRAASR; this is encoded by the exons ATGAGCACACAAGTGTCGCTGGGCAGGTTCGATCAGAGGCAATACCCG gactggcagccccccttcGCTGTGGAAGTGGATAACTTCAGGTTCACCCCACGCATCCAGAGGCTTAACGAATTGGAG gcgcAGACGCGGGTGAAACTGAACTACTTAGACCAGATTGCGAAATTCTGGGAGATCCAGGGCTCCTCGCTCAAGATCCCCAATGTGGAGCGGCGCATTCTCGATCTCTACAGCCTGAGCAAGGTAGAGTGGGTGCTGTGGGTCAGCGCTGGGGGGACTGCAGCGCTGGGGAGGTGGCtgcaggttggggcaggggggtcggcagagctggggaaggcgCGGATTGGAGGCCATGGGTGCTGGCAGTTCTGGGAGGTGTCCACGGGTGGGGGCGCTGGCAGCGCCGTGG ccccccggcaggAGTGTAAGCGCCCCCCGGAGGCGTTCGGCTTCGAGCAGGCCACGCGGGAGTACACGCTGCAGAGCTTCGGGGAGATGGCTGATGCTTTCAAGGCCGACTACTTCAACATGCCCGTCCAT ATGGTGCCTACGGAGCTGGTGGAGAAGGAGTTCTGGCGCCTGGTGAACAGCATCGAGGAGGACGTGACGGTGGAGTATGGCGCCGACATCCACTCCAAGGAGTTCGGCAGCGGCTTCCCCATCAGCGACAGCAAGCGGAGGCTGGGCCCCGAGGAGGAG GAGTACGCAGCTAGCGGCTGGAACCTGAACGTGATGCCGGTGCTGCAGCAGTCGGTTCTGTGCCACATCAACGCCGACATCTCGGGCATGAAGGTGCCCTGGCTGTATGTGGGCATGGTCTTCTCCGCCTTCTGCTGGCACATCGAGGACCACTGGAGCTACTCCATCAACTACCTCCACTG GGGCGAGCCCAAGACGTGGTACGGGGTACGCGGTGCCGTCGTTCGCAAGTCTGAGCACCTGGAGGACGTATTGAAGAAGCTCACCCGAGCG GTCGTCCGGACAATCCAGTGTGCAGGAG GATGGCGCTGCCCCGAGAGGCTCGACCTCAACACTAGCGGCCCGCCGGTGCCAAAGGAGGTGTTCATCCTGGCGGAGGCGCGCAAGCTGCGCCCGGCCCTGTGGACAA gcgTGCCGGAGGCCGAGCGCGAGCCTTCGAGTGCTCCGGCGATGACGCGCCGTGCGCAGTGCAACGACACTGCGTTTCCTTTCGGCATTGGCCATGTTACCGGACTGCCCACCCGCCTGGTTGCCTCTACCCATCCACCCTCGAAGTGCCCTAGCAGCCGCCAGTACCTCAGGATGGCCACGGCCGGGACGTCCGGGATCCCAGCCCTG GTACCGTACACGCTGGCCGAGCTCCCGGCCATGCTGCACAAGCTGAGGTTCGGCCGAGTCCCCTCTTACCCTGGGCAACAAGGTTCGAAATCGCCCTGCGAGGTGGCAGGAGGCGCAAGAGGATACGTGGTCGCGGCGCTGGCTTCCTGTGAGAGA TGGTGGGCAGTTCCTCAGGCTAACCTGGTGCCCCTCTTGCCCAGGGTGCCTGCTGTGCCGCTGTCGCTGGAGGAGTTGCGCACCTTCCTGGAGCGCATGAGCAGTGTGCCCTGCGTCATGCACCAGCTGGCCGATGTGCAG GCGGTGCTGGAGCGGGCGTTGGCGTTCCAGGAGGAGGCGCAGGAGGCCCTGCGGGGGCTGCCCGCCAGTGCAGTCCAGCTGCAGGGGCTGGTGGCGCAGGGGGCGCGGCTGGGCGTGGCTGTGCCTGAGACGCGCCAGCTGGAGCGCCAGGTCCAGCAGGCGGCTTGGCTGGAGGAGGTGAAGCGGGCGCTGCGCTCGCCCTGTGAGCGGGTGCCCCTGGCCCTGGTGCGTGGCCTGGCCCAGGCTGGTGCCACCGTGGCCCCCAGCCTGGCTGTGGAGAAGGCTCGGGctgagctgcaggagctgctgacCATCGCCCAGCGCTGGGAGGAGAAGGCCCATCTCTGCCTCGAGGCCAG GCAGAAGCACCCCCCGGCCACGCTGGAAGCCATCATCAAGGAAGCGGAGAACGTCCCCGTGCACCTGCCCAACATCCTGGCCCTGAAGGAGGCGCTGGCCAAAGCCCGGGCCTGGATCGCCGACGTGGAGGAGATCCAG aacGGGGATCACTACCCCTGCCTGGACGACCTGGAGGGGCTGGTGGCCGTGGGCCGGGACCTGCCGGTGCGGCTGGAGGAGCTGCGCCAGCTGGAGGTGCAGGTGGGCACAGCGCACTCCTGGCGCGAGAAGGCCTCCAAGACCTTCCTCAAGAAGAGCTCCTGCTACACCTTGCTGGAG gtgcTGTGCCCCTGTGCGGACGCTGGCGCAGCCAGCCCCAAGCGCACCAAGTGGCGGCGGGAGCCAGAGCTCGGCATCTACAAGTCGGACACCGAGAGCCTGGGGCTGTCGGCTCAGGACCTGCGGGACCCCGGCTCTGTGGTGAGTGGGCGGCAGTGTGGCCTGGCCCCTTTAGTGGCACCAGGAGAGACGGAGGGGGA GGCGAGCAGAAGGAGCAAGCTGGGGCATCTGACAGGCTTCGCGCCGTACGGGCGCTCATACGCACTGAGACAGCACCCGGAGGCCACCAGCGCCGGCGCTGAGCGCCCATCCCTCCTGCCTGTGGCAGACCGCCCGGGCCCACCGTCACTCGGCGTAGCGCTGTATGGAGTGTGGCGACTGGTTCCCGCGCCCCATAGCGTGGCCTCGGCCCCCGCGGGCGGCCAGGAAGCGCTGCAGCCTAGCAGCTGGTGGGATTGGACACCAAAGTTCCTGTGCCCGCAAGGAACTATTGCCGCGCTGGTGCTCCGCCGCGTCCCGCGCCCTTGCTATCTGGGGCGTCCCTCTGGTTACGGCTTTGCACCGACCAGTGacgatgggctggagctgttcgGCGCAGCGCGGGCGAGGCTGCGTGCTGCGCCGAGCGCCCACTCACCCTGGCAGGACCGGCGCCTGCCGCTGCTGCGCCCTCGTCCCGGCGTGGCCGCCGCCCTGGGGGCCCTGGCGGCGTTTGCGCACGCGGCGCTGCACGGGACGCTGGCGCGCCTGCGGGAGACGCTGCAACGAGCAGCCAGCAGGTGA